The genomic segment GCGGGAGAGCACGTTGGCGAATCTGGGAGCGATAGCGTTGTCGCACTCGTCCGGTACGGTGAACACAGCCGACGCCGACCACCAGGTAATCGAGCGATTCCTGGCGGGCGACGCCAGTGCGTTCGAGGAACTGTACCACCGGTACCAACCTTATGTATACAACATCGTGAACGGCATTATTCAAAACGCCGACGACGCGCGGGATGTGACGCAGGATGTTTTCTTGCAAGTGTACGACTCATTGCCCGCCTTTCGGGGCGGTTCCGCATTCTCCACGTGGTTGTACCGGGTGGCGGTGAACGCAGCCATCACGCACGTACGCAAAGAAAAACGCCACCCTCACATCCCGCTGGACGCGCTGCGCGAGTTTCGCGCCGACATCGACGCCGAGCCGGAGCAACAGGCAACCCGCATGGAAACACAGCAGGCGGTGCAGGAGATGC from the Bacillota bacterium genome contains:
- a CDS encoding sigma-70 family RNA polymerase sigma factor, which encodes MGSARSRNLRRASSVLIVHHIRRGGKRESTLANLGAIALSHSSGTVNTADADHQVIERFLAGDASAFEELYHRYQPYVYNIVNGIIQNADDARDVTQDVFLQVYDSLPAFRGGSAFSTWLYRVAVNAAITHVRKEKRHPHIPLDALREFRADIDAEPEQQATRMETQQAVQEMLAQLPEQQRAVLVLRYFQELSLEEMAEVLNCSVAAVKVRLHRARNSFRRLFQKRHPQEDGGNR